Below is a window of Streptomyces genisteinicus DNA.
GCGCGAAGACGCCGACGGGTGCTCCGTCCGGCTGCCCGCGCGGCGGGATCGGGCCGGTGCGCACGGCGCCGGGCGCGATCCGGTCGAAGACGAAGACGACTTCGAGGTGGGAGAAGTCCTCCAGCCCGAGGAACGGCGACCGCTCCCGGAACGCCTCGTCCAGCCGGATCACGGCCTCGCTGCCGCCCCAGGCGTCCTCGAACACCTCGGTGCGGCCGCCCACCACCCGTGCCACCGGGGTGAGTTCCACGGTCTCCGGGCTCATGCCGCCGCCCCCCGGGTCGTGGGGGCGTGCGGGTCGCGGAGCGGCAGGACGGTCATCAACGTCTCCCGGGCGTCGTCGGATCGGGACGGATCGGCGATCACCCGGGCGACGTTACCCGTGTTCCGGTCCCCCGGCCCCGCCCGGGGCGCGGTGTTCACACCGGGTGACCCTCCCCGCCGTGCGTCAGCGGGTCGTCCCGCGGACGCACGGACCCGGGCGGGGGCGGCTCGCGGGGGCACGCCCCCGCGTCCTCAGGACATGCGGGCGACCAGGCTCGCCGGGCGCAGGTCCGTCCAGTGGGTCTCCACGTAGGACAGGCAGGCCTCGCGGGTGTCCTCGCCGAACACGGTGCGCCAGCCGGGCGGGATCTCGGCGAACACGGGCCACAGCGAGTGCTGGTTCTCGTCGTTGACGAGCACGAGGAAGCGGCCCTGCGGGTCCTCGAACGGGTTGGTGGCGGTCATGCGTCGTCGCTCCTCGGAGGGGGTGTGGTGAGGGACAGCTGGGAGAGGGGTCGGTGGGGGTGGTCCACGGCGTGCCGCAGCAGCGCCGTGAGGCCGGCGGCGAGGCGCGGGGCGTCCGCCGGTCCGTGGAGTTCGCAGTGCACCGGGCCGGCGCCGCGCGGCTCGTGGAACCCCAGCACGAGGTCCGTCCTGGGCGGCCCCGTCGGGACCACGTGGAACGTGCCCATGCCGCCCTCCAGTTCGGCGAGGTCGGCCTGCTCGTGGTGGATGAGCACGACCTGCGGCCCGCCCGGAGGCAGACCGGCCGCGCGGACGACGTCGTCGAAGGGGACGTCCTGGTGGTCCAGGGCGCCGAGGGTGGTCTCGCGCACCCGCTCCAGCAGCCGGGAGAAGGCGGGGTCGCCGCCGGTGTCGGTGCGCAGGACCACCGTCCCGCCGAAGCAGCCGACGAGGTCGGCCAGCCGTTCGTCGGACCGTCCGGCGACCATGGTGCCGATCGGCAGGTCGGTGCCCGCGCCGTGCGCGGTGAGCAGCGCCGCCAGGGCGGCGTGCAGGACCATGAACATGCTGGTGCCGGTGGCGTGCGCGAGCCGGTCGACGGCCTCGTGGAGCTCCTCGTCGAGGACGAAGGCGTACGGCTCTCCGGAGCCCTCGGGGCGGCCCGGTCCGGTCGGCAGCGCGATGTGTTCGGGCACGTCCCGCAGGGTGCCGCGCCACCAGTCGAGCTGCCGGGCGGCCGTGCTGCCGGGATCGGCGGGGTCGCCGAGGAGTCCACCGGCCCAGACCGTGTAGTCGGAGTACGTCACCGGCAGGGGTTCCCAGGCGGGCGCGCGGCCGGCGGCCCGCGCGGCGTAGGCGGTGGTGAGGTCGCGGAAGAGCGGCACGACCGACCACTCGTCCACCGCGAGGTGGTGCGCGGTCAGCAGCAGGGTCTGCGCGCCGTCGGGCCCGGTGAGCAGCGTGGCGGCGAACGGCGCGCCCTTGGACGCGTCCGGTGCGGCGGCGGCGAGTTCGCGAAGGCGCGTGCCGGGGTCGGGGCAGCTCTCGCGGACCAGTGCCCCGGGCGCGGCCGGGCGCTGCCGCGGCACGCCGGAGGGATGGGGGGTGAAGGCGGTGCGCAGGGGTTCGTGGCGGGCGACGAGGTCCGCCACCGCCTCGGCGAGCGCCTCGGCGTCGAAACCGCCGGGCGGCGCGCCCAGCGCGAGGGCGTGGTCGTGGACGCGATGGCGCCGCAGCGACGTCCACTGCCACCGCTGGGCCGGGGCGGCGGGCAGCGCGGTGTCCGCCGGGCCGCGTGCGCCGGACGGGCGCAGCGCCGGCCGGGCGGCGGCCGCCGATGCCAGCGCCGCGGCGATGCGGGACACGGTCGGGGCGTCGAAGACGTCCCGGACGCCGAGTTCGGCGCCGAACTCGGTGCGGATGCGGGCGAGGAGCCGCATCACGGCCATCGAATGACCGCCGAGGGCGAAGAAGTTGTCGTGGACGCCGACGTCCGGCAGCCGCAGGATCTCGCCGAAGAGGCCGGCGAGCCGGCGCTCCGTCGGCGTGTCCGGGCGGTCGGCCCCGGTGAGGGAGGCCCAGTCGGGTGCGGGCAGGGCCTTGCGGTCCAGTTTGCCGTTGGGTGTCAGCGGCAGCGGGCCGTCCAGGGCGACGACCAGGGCGGGCACCATGTACTCGGGCAGCAGTCCCGCGGCGTGGGCGCGCAGCGCCTGCGGGTCGGCCGCGGGCCGGCCGGCGGCGCCGGGCCCCGGCTCGTCGCCGGGGCCGGAGTGCGCCGCGCCGGGGCCGGAGTGCGCCGCGCCGGAGCGGGAGTGCGCGGAGCCGGACCGCCCCGCGCCGGAGCCGGAGTCCGTCGCCGGGAGGTCTCCGGGCGGCGGCTCGGCGACGGTGTAGGCGACCAGGCGGACGATGTCGCCGTCGCGTTCGGGGACGACGGCGGCCTGTGCGACGGCCGGGTGCGCGGCGAGCGCGGCCTCGATCTCGCCGAGTTCGACGCGGAAGCCGCGGATCTTCACCTGGTCGTCCGCGCGTCCCACGAAGTCGAGGTTGCCGTCCGCGCGCCAGCGGGCCCGGTCCCCGGTGCGGTACATCCGCGTGCCGGGCGGTCCGTAGGGGTCCGCGACGAAGCGTTCGGCGGTCAGCGCGCGCCTGCCGAGGTAGCCCCGGGCGAGGCCGCGTCCGGCGACGTAGAGCTCGCCGACGACGCCGGGCGGGACGGGTTGCAGCGTCCGGTCCAGCACGTAGCAGACGGTGTTGGGGTCGGGGCGGCCGATGGGGACGCGGCCGGCGGGCCGGGCGCCGGCCTCGCGGGCGTTCCAGAGCGTGGAGTTGACGGTCGCCTCGGTGAGCCCGTACGCGCAGATCAGGTCGGCGTCAGGGAAGCGGGTGAACAGGTCCGGCGGCACCGTCTCCGTGCCGACCAGGACGGTCGATCCCGCGGGCAGGTCGCAGCCCGGGGGCAGGGCGGAGACGAGGGAGGGCGGCAGGATCATGTGGGTGATGCGCCGGGCGGCGAGGAAGTCGGTCAGCGCGGGCCCCGCGACGCGCGCCTCGTCCGGGACGAGGACGAGGGTGCCGCCGTGGCAGAGCGCCATGACCAGTTCGAAGACGAAGACGTCGAAGCCGACGGAGGCGAACTGGAGCACCCTGCTGTCGCGGCGCAGCCCCATCCGGTCGACG
It encodes the following:
- a CDS encoding SAM-dependent methyltransferase, with protein sequence MSPETVELTPVARVVGGRTEVFEDAWGGSEAVIRLDEAFRERSPFLGLEDFSHLEVVFVFDRIAPGAVRTGPIPPRGQPDGAPVGVFAHRGPYRPNRLGVSRCRLLGVDGLDLHVVGLDALAGSPVLDIKPYMAEFAPSEPVVQPAWSTRLMSRYY
- a CDS encoding MbtH family protein, whose translation is MTATNPFEDPQGRFLVLVNDENQHSLWPVFAEIPPGWRTVFGEDTREACLSYVETHWTDLRPASLVARMS